Genomic window (Chloroflexota bacterium):
CGAGATATTTGTCATCGGTCGGAAGTCGGGCAAGGCGTATCAACGGGAAGGGCGTGAACCAGAGTTGAGCCAGGAGATACCAAAGCATGTTACCATCCTCGTTTGCAGAGATGAAGGATGATTATACCGGCAACCTGGCTGGATTGGCACGTTATTGGCGGTCAAATGGCTTGTGACGAGGTTTTACAGGGTACGGTCCCAGCAACTCACACTTTCTTCGGTTTTTTTAGCGCTCATCCCAGGTTGCCTGGCCAGTTCGCGTATCGTAGCAGAGGGAGATCTCGCGGCCGTCGCTGTGGGCGAACTGTTTACATAAAACAGAGGGGTGGATCAGGAAGGCGTCGACGATGGCCTCACGATCTTGCTGCCGGCCGGCGAATTTCACCACCAGGTTGTATGTAGCCTGGTCCAGCCGTTGCGGCTCGCCGAACACGGGATCGAGCCAGAGGTAGTCCCGGTCGGGAGAGACGGCCTGGGGCACGACGACAGGCTCGCTCCCGTCCAGGGCCACGGAAAAGGCCACGTCTTCAGGCGACTGCTCCGGCACATCACCGGCGATCGCGGCCGGCGATAGCTCGTCCACGAAAGCCAGGGGCGCCAGGTTATCCACGGTGTCCGGGTCCAGGCCTGTCCAGTTGATGAAGCCCCCGGTGAAACCCATGCCGGCGTCGAAGTTCATGCGTTTCCCAGGCTCGGGCTGCAGGAAGTTGAGGCTTTTCAGCGGCAACGCGGCCTCGTAGATGTAGCCCTTCCCGGTTGGCTGCCAGGCCAGTTCGGCACCAGGCAAAAAGCTCTGTGCCACCCAGTTCCACACCTGGGCTCCCTGCGGTGTCTGGGCCAGGGTCAATTTGACGTCCAGCCGGTCGTGCCGGCCCCGGGTGTCCAGGTAGAGATAGAGCACATCGCCGTGCCAGACCATAGGGCCAATCTCCTCCTGCAGATGTTGGGGATCCTTGACGCTGGCAGCCACATAGAGATTCTCCTCATCCCACATCCAGCGCAGATCGATGGTCTCGGTCTGTGGGCCGGGCCAGGCGGCCGCGCCGCGCAGGACTTGCTCGCGGGTGTTCACGAGCAAGTCCTGCGCGGCATCCCACTCCTCCAGCACGCCGTCGATTGTCACAGGGCCGGGTGCCCGCACCGCCTCGGACACCCTTTCGGGCCTGGGCGCGCCGCGGCGCAGGTGGGAGGCATAGATCAGGTAAAGGTCGTCGTCGGGAATCTTGACAGGCACAGACACAGCGTCGCCTGGCTTCAGGCCAAAATAGCGGTCATTGGAAAAACGGGCCTCGCCGGTCCAGCCTCGGCGACCGTCGGTGGCGTCTCCCGCCACTTTTTCTCCGTTCTCCATTTCAACGATCAGCATTGGCGGGCTCTTGACCGCCTTGAAGTCCAGGTACCGGCCGGCAATGGGGTCTTGATCCATCTGCATCAAAGCGTAGAGTGCCTCGATGGTCGACTCCGCGCCGCTGTTGCGGTTGACGCGAAAGGGCGTAGGGCCATCGATGCCGTCAAAGGTGCGTCCAGTCTCTGGATCATACATCTGGACGCCAGCCATATTGTTGCCCAGGAACCAGGAGGCGGTCAGACCGGCGTACCGGGCATATTGGGGATCCCCCGTGGCCTGGTAGAGCGCCCAGAAGCCGGAGGTCATCACCTCCGCGCCGTAGGCGATCTGACCCCGGCGGTTGGGCAGGGGCAGCATCTCGTTGATCAGGTCGGTGGTCAGCAGGCGCACGAAGAAGGTGTCGGCGGCGCGTTGGGCTGAGTCGATCCAGTCCTGGCGCTCCAGCAACTGACCGGCACGGGCCAGCGCGTGCACCTGGTGGCTGCCCCAGGCATGCCACAGCGCGGTCGAGGTGGTGGTGGAGGGGTGGGCGGCGTAGGGATACTCCCCCGGCCCACCCAATTGATACCTGGCGACGCCGTTGGCCTGATTGGTGAGCAACTGGCGGGTGCGGCTGTTGGGCTCGGTTTGGTAGTACTCGGCCAGGCCCAGCATTGCCAATGACGAAACATCGGAGCCGTTGTTGATCAACCAGGCAGGGATGGCCTCGCCGTGCAACTCCTCGTGGGCGCCAACCGGACCCATCGTATCCCCCAGGGCATCCTCACCCCGCAAGTAAGCGGTCTGCAGGCGGGCCGCGTAATCGGGATCGACCTCTTTGAAGATCCGATAGCCGTTGGCCAGTGCCCACTGGCCGCGCGCCGCCCACCAGCCCGACGACTTGTAGCTGGTGCGCCCATCTTCGTTGATCGTGCCATCGCGGTCAAAAACGAAGTTGTAGTATTGGCCGTCGTCGGCCTGGAGCCGCATGACGAAGTTCAGAGCTGCTCGAGCCAGCTCCAACGCTTGCCCATCGCCCGTGCGCTCGAAGTATTGCAAATAGACCAGAGCGGCCCGCGCCACATCGTCGACGGCTGCAATGCCCTCGCCGCTGGCGTCCACCCAGCCGTACTCGGGCTCCTCCGAGTAGATGTGCACGATGGCCGCCGGCTCGCCCTGCCACTCGACCAGCTCGGTCAGATGTTGGAGATGGGCCAGGTTGATCAGCCCGTCGCGAAGCTTGGGAACGTGGACCGTATGACCTGGCGTTGGATTGCCGGCTGGTGGCGTAGGTGAGGTTTGCGAGTGGTCCTGGATCGGAGCCGGCAAAGGGGAGGGCACACAGGAACTGCTGGTTACTATCAAGAGCAGAGTGATGTTTACGAGCTGTACAAAGTTTCGCCGGAAGCGGTTCATTTTCATGGCCGGTCTCAGCAGCCCATTGATTGATGCTCTTTCCACCCACTTCAGCGGCGGTTGCGACTGCCGCGTGTATCTCCGGCGGGATTGGGCTCGAGCACAACAGCCTCTCGGGGTGATAGTGCTTGTATTGTGCTTCTCTTGGCCTGGTCGTATTGATCCTTGCGACGCAGCCGCATTCGATAGGGCGCTGCCCAGCGGCCATAGTCGTCGATCTCCTCAATAGTTTCATCGCGCAGGCGACCGGCCTCGTACAGCTTATAAAAATCCTCCGAGAGCAAGTTGTACCTCTCTTCGAAGCGTTGGATTTCTCGGTCCAGGACATGAATGTCTGAAATCAAGTCTCGTAGCTGCATAAGTGCCATATGATCACCTCGTACTCCCAGTTGAGTTACTGCTTATGATTATATTCAAAAACTCTCATCCTGCCAAGCGTATCTTACCCCTTCACCGCCCCCACCGTCAGCCCCTCGATGAAGTAGCGTTGGGCCAGGAAAAAGATGACGAGGATGGGCGCGGCCATGACCACCGACATGGCCATCATGTAATGCCACTTGGGTGCCTCGTTGGAAATCGATCCCTGGAAGAACTTCATGGCCACCACCAGCGGGAACTTGAGGGTGGTGTTCAGGTAGATCAACGGTCCCTCGAAGTTGTTCCAGTTGCCCTGGAAGATGAGCACGCCCAGGGCCAGCAGTGCAGGGCGGGCCAGAGGCAGCATGATGCGGCTGTAGACCTGGAAGGTATTGGCGCCGTCGATAATGGCCGCCTCCTCCATCTCACGGGGAATCGTGAGTAAATACTGGCGCATGAAGAAGATGGCCCAGGCGCCGCCCCCAAACCAAATCCGCACCGTCAACGGGTCGAAGGTGTCGATCAGA
Coding sequences:
- a CDS encoding sugar-binding protein, which encodes MRLQADDGQYYNFVFDRDGTINEDGRTSYKSSGWWAARGQWALANGYRIFKEVDPDYAARLQTAYLRGEDALGDTMGPVGAHEELHGEAIPAWLINNGSDVSSLAMLGLAEYYQTEPNSRTRQLLTNQANGVARYQLGGPGEYPYAAHPSTTTSTALWHAWGSHQVHALARAGQLLERQDWIDSAQRAADTFFVRLLTTDLINEMLPLPNRRGQIAYGAEVMTSGFWALYQATGDPQYARYAGLTASWFLGNNMAGVQMYDPETGRTFDGIDGPTPFRVNRNSGAESTIEALYALMQMDQDPIAGRYLDFKAVKSPPMLIVEMENGEKVAGDATDGRRGWTGEARFSNDRYFGLKPGDAVSVPVKIPDDDLYLIYASHLRRGAPRPERVSEAVRAPGPVTIDGVLEEWDAAQDLLVNTREQVLRGAAAWPGPQTETIDLRWMWDEENLYVAASVKDPQHLQEEIGPMVWHGDVLYLYLDTRGRHDRLDVKLTLAQTPQGAQVWNWVAQSFLPGAELAWQPTGKGYIYEAALPLKSLNFLQPEPGKRMNFDAGMGFTGGFINWTGLDPDTVDNLAPLAFVDELSPAAIAGDVPEQSPEDVAFSVALDGSEPVVVPQAVSPDRDYLWLDPVFGEPQRLDQATYNLVVKFAGRQQDREAIVDAFLIHPSVLCKQFAHSDGREISLCYDTRTGQATWDER
- a CDS encoding toxin-antitoxin system HicB family antitoxin; protein product: MCSSPIPPEIHAAVATAAEVGGKSINQWAAETGHENEPLPAKLCTARKHHSALDSNQQFLCALPFAGSDPGPLANLTYATSRQSNARSYGPRSQASRRADQPGPSPTSDRAGRVAGRAGGHRAHLLGGARVRLGGRQRRGHCSRRRCGAGRSGLFAILRAHGRWASVGAGSSSSELRHAAPGRRRPILQLRF